GTTCGAGTCCAGACCGGGTAGTTTCTTTAATAAGAAGCGGTTTCAATTGCCGGTAAGGCCGGATTAAACTGAAGGCCGAGCCGTGGGAAGGATTCATAAATGTTTCTAAATGAGAGTGTAAAAGTATTCGGCGGCTCTGCTAATCCGGAGCTGGTGAAAAAAATCTGCGGGTATCTCGGTGTAACTCCGGGCGGTGCTACAATCCGTCGATTCCCGGACGGTGAGAAATTCGTGAAGATAGATGATAACGTTCGTGGTAAAGACTGCTTCATAGTTCAGTCAACCTGTACCCCCGTTGACGGCAACTTGATGGAGCTTTTGATTATGATTGATACCCTGAAAAGGGCAAGTGCGAACAGGATAACAGCCGTTATCCCTTATTACGGCTATGCCCGTCAGGACAGAAAAGATGACGGTAGAGTCCCAATTACTGCAAAGCTCGTGGCCAATCTTCTTACCGCAGCTGGAGCTACGAGGGTTCTGGGTATAGACCTACATGCAAGGCAGCTTGAGGGTTTTTTCGATATACCGGTTGACCATCTGATGGCAGAGCCGGTGATGGTAAAATATCTCAGAGATAAAAAAATTCAGAAGCCTGTGATAGTTTCGCCTGATGTAGGCAACGTTAAAACCGCTTCAAGGTATGTAAGCCATATAGGGGCAGACCTTGCTATAGTTCACAAAAAAAGGCTAAACGGCAAAGACGTGCACAGCGAGAACATTATCGGAAGTGTGGAAGGCAAGAACGTTGTGATGGTGGATGATATGATCTCAACTGCCGGAACTATATGCTCTGCCGCTAAGCTCGTTAAGAAAATGGGAGCAAATAAGGTGATTGCAGGGGCAACGCACGGGCTCTTCTGCGGGCCTGCTGTAGAGCGGATACAGGAATCCTACATAGACGAGGTTTTCGTAACTGATACGATACCTCTCAGAGAAGACGTGAGAAAAGGCATCAATGTAACGGTTTTGAGCGTTGCAGAGCTCTTGGGAGAATCCATAAAAAGGGTTCACAGAAACGAATCAATAAGCAGTTTGCTGCTTTCGTAGTTATCAGTTACAGCTTTATTAGCTGGGTGATAGTAATAATTTATCAGTGAGGAAAAGATGACAGAAACATTTTCATTGAAAGCTGAGCTTCGGGAAACCGGAACAAAGTCCGCTGTCAAGCTTCGTGAAAACGGCAGAACACCTGCTGTTATTTACGGGCACAAGCAGGAGCCGGTTGCTGTGAGCATAGAAACAAGCGATTTGCTTAGGGCTATGCACAGCGGCAACAGGCTTTTCGATCTTGCTTTTGACGGTAAAACCGAAACTCTTCTGCTAAAAGACATGCAGTACGACCACTACCAGAGAGAGGTAATCCACGTAGATCTTATGCGTGTGGACATGGACGAGAAGGCAAGTGTTACTGTGCCGGTTGTCCTGAAGGGTACTGCTGTAGGCATTTCAGAGGGTGGTATGGTCGATGTACACTTAGACCATATTGACGTTGAATGTCCGGTAGTTTCAATCCCTGAATACTTTGAGGTTCTCATAAAGGATCTGGGATTGAACGATTATATCACAGTTGGGGATATCGAGCTTCCGCGAGGGGCATCGCTTATAACAGATCCCGAATCTGTAGTGGTAAACTGCCACGAAGTTACTGTAGCCCCGGAGCCGGAAGAAGGCGAAGAGCTCGAGGAAGAATCCGCAGAGCCGGAAGTGATTACAGAGAAGAAGCCGGAAGACGAAGAAGAGCAGCAGTAGCGGAAGATTATGGCAAGCAGGCTTATAGCAGGGCTCGGGAATCCGGGCAAAAAATACGATGGCACGCGGCATAATATCGGTTTTGATGTACTAGACCGTTTTGCCGAGAAGTGCGGCGTAAGCATAAGCGGCAAGAAATTTTCTTCGCTTTGTGAAATTTTCGAGTATGGCGGGGATAAGATTATACTTCTTAAACCCCAGACATTTATGAACCTCAGCGGGCAGGCAGTAGCCTCTGCGAGGGGGTTTTATAAAATTGATATAAGCGATTGTGTGATTATTGCAGATGATATGGCTCTCGACCCGGGAAGAATAAGGCTAAGACCCTCCGGCTCTGCTGGAGGACATAACGGCCTCAAGGATATTATTGCAAAGCTTGGAAGCCAAGATTTCCCGAGGCTCAGAGTTGGCATTGGCAAAAGTCCTCTCCCTGAAACCACAGGGTATGTTTTAGGCCGTCCATCGCCGGAGCAGAAGCAGGAGCTTCAGCTCGGAATTGGAAGAGCGGTCGAATGCATTGAAACGCTTATAAAAAACGGACTCGAAAAAGCTATGACAGAATATAACAGTAAAAATTAATGGCCTTAAGGCCGGTGTAATAAATTTTGTAAACCGGAGGTTATTACCTTGGATACATCTAAAAGACTTTATGAAGCCCTGTTCTTGGTGGACCCTGCTTTGGCTGCGGGCGACTGGACAGGTTTGGTTGAGAAGATTACCGCTTTAGTCGAAAAAAGAGGCGGTGAAATTATCAGCCTTAAGAAATGGGATGAGCGGAAATTAGCTTACGAGATTCAAAACAAATCTCGCGGCACCTACATCCTTGTTTATTTTAATGTTGAGCCTCGTGAGCTCTCGAATGTTGAGAGAGATATAAATCTCTCTGAAGA
This window of the Sedimentisphaera salicampi genome carries:
- a CDS encoding ribose-phosphate diphosphokinase; amino-acid sequence: MFLNESVKVFGGSANPELVKKICGYLGVTPGGATIRRFPDGEKFVKIDDNVRGKDCFIVQSTCTPVDGNLMELLIMIDTLKRASANRITAVIPYYGYARQDRKDDGRVPITAKLVANLLTAAGATRVLGIDLHARQLEGFFDIPVDHLMAEPVMVKYLRDKKIQKPVIVSPDVGNVKTASRYVSHIGADLAIVHKKRLNGKDVHSENIIGSVEGKNVVMVDDMISTAGTICSAAKLVKKMGANKVIAGATHGLFCGPAVERIQESYIDEVFVTDTIPLREDVRKGINVTVLSVAELLGESIKRVHRNESISSLLLS
- a CDS encoding 50S ribosomal protein L25, encoding MTETFSLKAELRETGTKSAVKLRENGRTPAVIYGHKQEPVAVSIETSDLLRAMHSGNRLFDLAFDGKTETLLLKDMQYDHYQREVIHVDLMRVDMDEKASVTVPVVLKGTAVGISEGGMVDVHLDHIDVECPVVSIPEYFEVLIKDLGLNDYITVGDIELPRGASLITDPESVVVNCHEVTVAPEPEEGEELEEESAEPEVITEKKPEDEEEQQ
- the pth gene encoding aminoacyl-tRNA hydrolase; this translates as MASRLIAGLGNPGKKYDGTRHNIGFDVLDRFAEKCGVSISGKKFSSLCEIFEYGGDKIILLKPQTFMNLSGQAVASARGFYKIDISDCVIIADDMALDPGRIRLRPSGSAGGHNGLKDIIAKLGSQDFPRLRVGIGKSPLPETTGYVLGRPSPEQKQELQLGIGRAVECIETLIKNGLEKAMTEYNSKN
- the rpsF gene encoding 30S ribosomal protein S6, whose amino-acid sequence is MDTSKRLYEALFLVDPALAAGDWTGLVEKITALVEKRGGEIISLKKWDERKLAYEIQNKSRGTYILVYFNVEPRELSNVERDINLSEDIMRAMVLRADFIDPSKPIDKETPIEAEERVKREQEAKQEIESSAASTAASASEEESAEKPESQEAENESEKADESSEQA